The region GCGAGGGAAGTGATGGTGCCAAGAACCGAAATTATTGCGGTAGATCAACACCAGGCGCCCAGGGATCTTGTAAATACTTTTACCGAAACCGGGCTTTCAAAGCTTCTAATTTATAATGAAACCATAGACGATGTTATTGGCTACGTTCATTCATTCGAGCTTTTTAAAAAACCAGAGTCTATAAAATCTATATTGTTGCCGGTGGTTTTTGTGCCCGAGACGATGTGGGTAAAAGATGTTTTAAATAATCTCACTAAAAAACGTAAAAGTATTGCCGTGGTTATAGATGAATACGGCGGGACAAGTGGGATGATTACCGTAGAGGATATTGTTGAGGAGCTTTTTGGGGAAATTGAAGACGAACACGATCCTGTGGTACTTACCGAAGAAGAATTAGGCGAGAATCATTATAAATTTTCAGCGCGTTTAGAAGTAGATTATGTGAATGAAAATTATAAATTCAATATTCCCGAAGGTGAAAATTATGAAACCCTTGGAGGATATATAGTAAATCATACCGAGGAAATTCCGCAGCAAAATGAGGAATTACAGATAGATAGTTTTTTATTTAAAATCCTGGAAGTTTCCAATACCAAAATAGAATTGGTGGAGTTAAAAATAAAACCTGCAGATTAATTAGCGATTAGTTAGTATTTTGCTAATTATAAGTTTTATAATTAGGTTAAAAACATTATTTTCGCCCACTATATTTCGATAAAATAACAACTACAAATGGCAGTATTAAATAAAATCAGACAGCGTTCTGTTTTCTTGATCATCATCATTGCATTGGCACTTTTTTCTTTCGTGCTTGCAGATGTGATTCGTAACGGCGGTTTTTCTTCGCAAAAAGACCAGAATACCATCGCAACTATTAATGATGAAGAGGTGAGTAGGGAAGATTTTGCCCGGCAGGTAGAAGCTTACCAGCGAAACATGGGCTCCAATGCGAGCACTGCCCAGGCAGTAAACCAGGTTTGGGAACAAACCCTTCGCGAAACCATTCTTAAAGAAGAAATGGAAAAGCTTGGGATAAGAGCCGGTAAAGCTCAAATTAGAGAGGTGATGCGTGTGCAAATGGGAAATAATCCTGCTTTTAGAAACGAAGCCGGGATGTTTGACGAGAACCGTGTGCGTGAATATATTGCCAGCATTAGGTCTACCCAGCCTGAAGCTTACCAGCAATGGCTGCAAATGGAAAGTAATATGGGCGATATGGCCCGCCAAAATATGTATTTCTCTATGGTAACCGCCGGGATTGGTGCTACCCTAACCGAAGCCAAACAAGCTCATCGTTTTGAGAATAACAGCGTAGACCTTCGTTTTGTTCAGCTGGCTTATTCTTCTGTTTCAGATGATGAAGTGGAGATAAGTAAAGATGAAATTAGAGATTATATAAAAGAAAATCCGTCTCAATTTGAAACCGAAGCTTCAAGAAACCTTAGATATGTTTATTTTGAAGAAAAAGCTTCAGATGAAGATGTGCAGGAAGCTGAAGAAGCTTTAACTTCCTTACAGGACAGCCGTGTAGAATATAACGCGGTAACCAGCAGTAACGATACCCTTCCTGGTTTCAATACTACAAATGATTATGAAGATTTTGTAGAAGCAAATTCAGATCTTCCTTACGAAGACAGGTTTGTGTTTAAAAATGAATTGCCTTCAGAATTTGCTGACGATCTTTTCAACCTGGAAGAAGGACAAACTTTTGGTCCTTACCAGCATAATGGATATTTCAAACTTTCAAAGTTAGTTGAAACCAAACAAATTCCAGATTCAACAAAAGCGAGCCATATTCTTGTGGCTTACCAGGGGCAGCAATTTGCTCCAGACGTAACCAGAAGTAAAGAGCAGGCAGAAGCTTTGGCCGATAGCCTTGTGAATGTTGTAAGAGGAGATAAAGAAAAGTTCAATGAATTGGCGGCCGAATTTTCTTCAGACCGTTCCAATAATCAGGATGGTGGAGATCTTGGGTATTTTGGTCCTGGAACTATGGTTCCTGAATTTGATAGCTATGTATTTGAAAATAACCCAGGAGATGTTGGCGTTGTAGAAACCGATTTTGGTTACCACGTAATTCATATTGAAGAGCAAACCGAAAGAGAAAAAGCGGTGAAAATTGCGACTATCGCAAGAGAATTAGAAGCTTCAGAGCGTTCCAGAAACAACCTTTTTAACGAAACCACAAAATTTGAGATCGCGGCAGGCGAAGGAGATTTTACTGAAGTTGCTAAAGAAGGAGAGTACAATGTTAGAACTGTAAATAATGTAAAAGCACTGGAAGAAAATATTCCGGGGGTTGGCAATCAAAGAAGAATTGTACAATGGGCTTTTGAAGATGATGCAAGCGTTGGAGACGTAAGACGTTTCGATATTCCTTCAGGATATGTTGTAGCACAATTAACTGCTAAAAACAAAGAAGGACTTATGACGGCTGAAAATGCTTCGTCTAAAGTAATTCCTATTCTTACTAAAGAAAAGAAAGCTGAAATTTTAAAGGGAAGAATTAATGGTAAAGACCTTCAGGAAATCGCTTCTGCCAATAATACTATGGTACAAACTGCAAATTCAGTAAACCTTTCCAGCCCAACTTTACCGGGTGCAGGAAGAGAGCCGGAAGTTGTAGGATCTGTATTCGCTTTAGAACCGGGAAGTGTGAGTAATCCTATTGCCGGAGAGAATGGAGTTTATGTAGTGGAGCTTGAAAGTAAAAATGAAGCGCCTGAAATGAATTCTTACCGCGCAATCGCAGAGCAGGAGACTGCTAAAAGAAGACAGAATGCTTCTGGAAGACTTTTTGAAGCACTTCGTGAAAAAGCTGATATTAAAGATAATAGAGCGAGATTCTACTAGTAGAATAAGCGTTTAGATACAAAGCCTCGGTAATTTTTACCGGGGCTTTTTTATGTTTTTTAAACAAATTAGATGCTGAAACGAGTTCAGCATGACAGGATGGGGATTCGTTTAAACAGCGTTACCCTCTCCCGATGATTCTCGGGATATTTCAGGGTCTAAAGCTGTTTCAAGATCAAAAAAGGAACGCCATTACGGACGAACGGAGTGAAGTAATCTCTAACCCGATTGCCAGTAATTTGCAGATTATCTTGTGAATTCTAATTATGAACCTTCGTCACCCTGAACTCGTTTCAGAGCCTGCTCCGAAATTTATTCGGTGGTCTAAGCTCTTAAGAACCGTTTTTTTAAAGAACAATATCCTCAAAGGCGAAAATCGTCAAATAACCTTTATTACCGAAATACTCAAAAACCTCTTCTTTCTCTCCCGTAACCATCACAAAATCTCCACCCCAGCCGCCAAGGCTTTTAACCGCTCCCTTGAAATCTGTAAAGCGGGCTTGTTTTACCCTGGGAGTCTGCAATGATTTTGAAAGCAAAGTCTCGTGAATATTAATTAAAAGCTCAAATTCTGTAAGACTACTACAGTTTATGAATTGCTCAGTTAGTGAAGATATTTTTTCTGTAAGTCCGGTTTTATTTGCTTCTGGTAAAGCTTTATAATGTGCGATAGCCTCACGACTATTTTTTTTCTCGTTTAGGTAAACAAAAAAGATATTTTCGGAAAAATCAGGATAAAAGTTAGCTTTTAAAACCGAAACGCCATTTTCTGTAATTTGGTAAGTAATCGGTTGGGTATTTTGCGATGCCGCGATATCATAACCACTACCTCCAAAAGTGTTTTTAAGCAGTTTGTAGGCGTCAATTTCAAACCAGTCAGCAATGTTGTTGATTAAAGTTGAAGAGGTTCCTAAACCCCAATTTCTATTGAAATTCAGCCGGGTGGTAATCTCAATTCCCATTTTTTCTTCAGAAAATATTTCAGGGTTTAATTGATGTGCTTCATTTATTATTTGCTGAAGTTTTTTACCGGTATTTTCTTCTCCTGAAATGAATTCAATTTTTCCATTTTTAAATTCAAACTTTCCCTGAAACCATAGTTTATCGTTTTCATCAAAACTATTCCAGTGAATTGTATTTTCTTCAATTCTTTTAACTTCCAGCGACTGACCAAATTTTGTGGGTACGGCGAGGGCTTTTGCGCCGTCTAACACAGCATATTCCCCGGTTATTAAAAGTTTTCCGTTGCTGTAAAACTCTTTCATGAATTTCGCAATTTTTTCAATTCTTCAACAGCGCTGCTGTGGGTTACGGTGTGTTTAGTGAAATACCTGGTAAGTATTTCTTTTTCCTGAGCATTGGCTTTATGTTGATTTAAAATATTCATTAAATGCATTTTCATATGTCCCTGCTGAATACCAGTGGTGGTTAATGAATTTATTGCAGCAAAGTTTTGTGCGAGGCCGGCAACGGCTACAATTTTCATCAATTCTTTAGCACTTGGCTGCTGTAAAATATCTAAAGCAAGCTTTACTAAAGGATGTAAACTTGTTAATCCGCCAACGGTTCCCAACGCTAATGGAATTTCGATCCAGAATTTAAAAATACCATCTTCAATGCTGGCGTGGGTTAAGCTGGAGTATTTTCCGTTTCTGGCGGCATAAGCATGAATTCCGGCTTCTACTGCCCTGAAATCGTTCCCGGTAGCGAGAACCACGGCATCAATACCGTTCATGATTCCTTTGTTGTGGGTCACAGCACGATAAGGTTCTACTTCAGCAATATTTACCGCCTGGATAAATTTTTTCGCGAAATCTTCTCCGATTAAATCTTTATTTTCATTGAGTTCTTCTACCGGGCAGGAAACTTCAGCTCTCACTAAACATTCCGGTACATAGTTAGAAAGAATACTCATAATTATTTCAATATCCTTTTCTTCCGAAGAAAAATTAGAGTACTGCTGGGCTTCATTTTCAAAAACTTCCGCAAATTTTTCCAGGCAGGAATTTATAAAATTCGCACCCATGGAATCTTTGGTCTCGAACTCGCAATGCAACTGATAGTAATTATCAATTTCAGCGGTTTTATCTTTAAGTTTTATATCTAAAACCCCGCCGCCGCGTTTTTCCATATTGCGGGTAATAGGTTTTACAGCTTCCAAAAGTTTAGGTTTGGTGGTTTTGAAAAACTGCTCCAGCTTTTGCTTATTTCCGAAGAAATTAAAATGTACCTGACCTATTTTTTTGGTATCAATCACTTCTGCTTTAAATCCGCCACGTGTTCTCCAGAATTTCGCCGCTTTACTTGCTGCTGCAATTACAGAACTTTCTTCAATCGCCATAGGAATAGCAAGAAGATCTCCATTAATTAGGAAATTTGGCGCTAGGCCAAAAGGCAGGTAAAAGTTAGAGAGTGTATTTTCGGTAAATTCGTCGTGAAGTTGTTGTAGCCTGGAATCTTCGTTCCAGTATTGTCTTAGAATGGCAACGTCTTCGGGGCGGTCTTTCAGGTAGGTTTCGGCCAACCAGTCTATTTTTTCCTTCTTTGTAAGTTTGGAAAATCCGCTGATAGGTTTTATCATTTTTTAAGCTAATTTATAGAGCGCAAAGATACGATTGTTATTTAAGGGAAGCTGGTTTTTGGTTTTTAGAAAGTTTATGAGAATATTTCTTTAACAAATCCTTAGTATTTAACACTCAAATCCTACTTTTTTTGCTGAAAATTTAGTAAACTTGGCAATCAAAATTCATTCTATAAATTTTATGAAGTTCTCCAAAATACTGGTTGGGTTGTTAATTGCGGCAACCTCAACAATTTACGCGCAGGATAAAGAAATTAGCCTCGAAGAAATCTACGACGGCACCTTTAGACAAGAGCGTTTACAATCCCTACAATCTTTAGACAACGGTAAAGAATACCTGGTTTTAAATCGCGATCGCGATGCCAATACCACTAGCATAGATGTTTATTCCTATAAAACAGGGGAAAAGCTTAGAAGTCTATTAAACAGTGAAGATCTTAGTGAAATTTCCGGTTTCCAGGGATTTGAACTTAGTGAAAATGAGGATAAGATTTTGCTTTCTACCGAGATGGAGCAAATTTACCGTCACTCTTCTCGCGGAATTTATTATATCTACGATGTAGAAGATAAAACGCTAACCAAATTAAGTGACAATAAAGTACAGGAACCAACTTTCTCTCCAGATGCTTCTAAAGTGGCTTACGTTTTTGAAAATAATATTTACACTTACGATATCCCTACAGGCGAAGAAACCCAGGTGACTATAGATGGTGAGAAAAATACCATAATTAACGGAGTTACCGATTGGGTTTATGAGGAAGAATTTGCCTTTGTAAGGGCTTTCGACTGGAATAAAACAGGAACTCATTTGGCTTACTTAAAATTTGATGAAACCGAAGTTCCAGAATTTTCAATGGATATGTTTGGGCAGGATCTTTACCCAAGTCAGCAGGTTTTTAAATATCCTAAAGCAGGAGAGATTAATTCTGAAGTTTCACTTTACTTGTATGAGTTAGCTGCTGAAGAAAGTGAAAAAGTTGAACTTGGAGATTATGAAGATTTTTATATCCCAAGAATTAAATGGACACAGGATCCTGAGATTTTAAGCGTACAGGTTTTAAACAGGCATCAAAACGATTTAGATCTTATTTTTGTTGATGCTGAAGATAATGAAGCTGAAGTGGTGATGAACGAAACCGATGAAGCTTATATAGATATCACGAATAACCTTACTTTTCTTGAAAACAACAGTTTTATCTGGACTAGCGAAAAAGACGGTTGGAACCATATTTACCTTTATGATGAAGACGGTGAGCTAGAAAACCAGGTTACCGAAGGAAATTGGGAAGTGACTAGCTATTATGGTTACGATAAAGACTCTAAGAAGATCTTTTATCAAAGTACAGAAAACGGAAGCGTAAACCGCGATGTATATTCTATAAAAATTAACGGTAAAAACAAAACCCGTTTAACCGAAAAAGAAGGAACCAATAGCGCAGATTTTAGCGCAGATTATACTTATTTCATCAATTCTTACACTAGTACCGAAACTCCTTAT is a window of Salegentibacter salegens DNA encoding:
- a CDS encoding peptidylprolyl isomerase, with translation MAVLNKIRQRSVFLIIIIALALFSFVLADVIRNGGFSSQKDQNTIATINDEEVSREDFARQVEAYQRNMGSNASTAQAVNQVWEQTLRETILKEEMEKLGIRAGKAQIREVMRVQMGNNPAFRNEAGMFDENRVREYIASIRSTQPEAYQQWLQMESNMGDMARQNMYFSMVTAGIGATLTEAKQAHRFENNSVDLRFVQLAYSSVSDDEVEISKDEIRDYIKENPSQFETEASRNLRYVYFEEKASDEDVQEAEEALTSLQDSRVEYNAVTSSNDTLPGFNTTNDYEDFVEANSDLPYEDRFVFKNELPSEFADDLFNLEEGQTFGPYQHNGYFKLSKLVETKQIPDSTKASHILVAYQGQQFAPDVTRSKEQAEALADSLVNVVRGDKEKFNELAAEFSSDRSNNQDGGDLGYFGPGTMVPEFDSYVFENNPGDVGVVETDFGYHVIHIEEQTEREKAVKIATIARELEASERSRNNLFNETTKFEIAAGEGDFTEVAKEGEYNVRTVNNVKALEENIPGVGNQRRIVQWAFEDDASVGDVRRFDIPSGYVVAQLTAKNKEGLMTAENASSKVIPILTKEKKAEILKGRINGKDLQEIASANNTMVQTANSVNLSSPTLPGAGREPEVVGSVFALEPGSVSNPIAGENGVYVVELESKNEAPEMNSYRAIAEQETAKRRQNASGRLFEALREKADIKDNRARFY
- a CDS encoding GYDIA family GHMP kinase translates to MKEFYSNGKLLITGEYAVLDGAKALAVPTKFGQSLEVKRIEENTIHWNSFDENDKLWFQGKFEFKNGKIEFISGEENTGKKLQQIINEAHQLNPEIFSEEKMGIEITTRLNFNRNWGLGTSSTLINNIADWFEIDAYKLLKNTFGGSGYDIAASQNTQPITYQITENGVSVLKANFYPDFSENIFFVYLNEKKNSREAIAHYKALPEANKTGLTEKISSLTEQFINCSSLTEFELLINIHETLLSKSLQTPRVKQARFTDFKGAVKSLGGWGGDFVMVTGEKEEVFEYFGNKGYLTIFAFEDIVL
- a CDS encoding hydroxymethylglutaryl-CoA reductase, degradative; this translates as MIKPISGFSKLTKKEKIDWLAETYLKDRPEDVAILRQYWNEDSRLQQLHDEFTENTLSNFYLPFGLAPNFLINGDLLAIPMAIEESSVIAAASKAAKFWRTRGGFKAEVIDTKKIGQVHFNFFGNKQKLEQFFKTTKPKLLEAVKPITRNMEKRGGGVLDIKLKDKTAEIDNYYQLHCEFETKDSMGANFINSCLEKFAEVFENEAQQYSNFSSEEKDIEIIMSILSNYVPECLVRAEVSCPVEELNENKDLIGEDFAKKFIQAVNIAEVEPYRAVTHNKGIMNGIDAVVLATGNDFRAVEAGIHAYAARNGKYSSLTHASIEDGIFKFWIEIPLALGTVGGLTSLHPLVKLALDILQQPSAKELMKIVAVAGLAQNFAAINSLTTTGIQQGHMKMHLMNILNQHKANAQEKEILTRYFTKHTVTHSSAVEELKKLRNS
- a CDS encoding S9 family peptidase, with product MKFSKILVGLLIAATSTIYAQDKEISLEEIYDGTFRQERLQSLQSLDNGKEYLVLNRDRDANTTSIDVYSYKTGEKLRSLLNSEDLSEISGFQGFELSENEDKILLSTEMEQIYRHSSRGIYYIYDVEDKTLTKLSDNKVQEPTFSPDASKVAYVFENNIYTYDIPTGEETQVTIDGEKNTIINGVTDWVYEEEFAFVRAFDWNKTGTHLAYLKFDETEVPEFSMDMFGQDLYPSQQVFKYPKAGEINSEVSLYLYELAAEESEKVELGDYEDFYIPRIKWTQDPEILSVQVLNRHQNDLDLIFVDAEDNEAEVVMNETDEAYIDITNNLTFLENNSFIWTSEKDGWNHIYLYDEDGELENQVTEGNWEVTSYYGYDKDSKKIFYQSTENGSVNRDVYSIKINGKNKTRLTEKEGTNSADFSADYTYFINSYTSTETPYEFTLHSAKNGKLVRKIKDNSALLEKEAAYNFASKDLTTININGNELNMSMIKPNDFDETKEYPLLMFQYSGPGSQSVSNSYFGTNDYWYQLLANEGYIIATVDGRGTGFKGADFKKVTQNELGKYEVEDQIAAAQKLGARDYIDENRIGIWGWSYGGFMSSNAILKGNDTFSMAIAVAPVISWRFYDTIYTERYMTTPQENPSGYDENSPINHVEKLKGDYLLIHGGGDDNVHLQNTMRMVEALVQANKQFDWAIYPDRNHGIYGGNTRLHLYTMMTEFIKEKL